Sequence from the candidate division TA06 bacterium B3_TA06 genome:
GCCAGGGGCAGCGCCACGTAGATCCCCACCGAGAGCAAGAGTGCCTGCCAGGGGATGGGAAGACGCCCAACACCCAAAAGGAACCCACCTAAAGGTCCATAGAGTGCAAGCATGGTTAACGAGTTGATGGCCACCATCACCAACGTGTGGGCGTCGTTTCCCTTGGCCAGATACCCCCACACCAGCACCATCGCGGTGCACGGAGCGATGCCCAGCAGTATAGCCCCGGCAAGGTAGCTTCGCCACAATGGGACGGCAAGCATCCTGACCCCGTCCACCAGCACAACCGTACCCGCGCCGTGGGCGGCACCGACCGGCAGGTTGAGTCCCAGAGGCATCTTCACGTAATCAATGGCATCGGGACCGATAAGCCCGCGGAAGATAACCCCCAGGAACAGGATGGCGATTGCGTACATGGTGAAAGGCTTTATCGCCCAGTTGATGAACAACGTGAGCCCGACAGGCTTCAGGTTCTTGCCTGCCGCAAGCACCTTCCCGAAGTCTATCTTAACCATGATGGGATACATCATAAAGAAGAGACAGATCGCAATGGGTATGGATACCACCGGCGCCCCGTTCACGTTTATCGAGAGTCCGTCAAGGAAGGATGCCGCACTGGGTGCTAACTTGCCAAGGCCGATGCCTGCCACGATGCAGAGCAAAACCCAGACGGTCAGATAGCGCTCGAAGAACCCCAAGCCTTTAGGCTTCTTATC
This genomic interval carries:
- the arsB gene encoding arsenical-resistance protein; amino-acid sequence: MQSKAFIDKKPKGLGFFERYLTVWVLLCIVAGIGLGKLAPSAASFLDGLSINVNGAPVVSIPIAICLFFMMYPIMVKIDFGKVLAAGKNLKPVGLTLFINWAIKPFTMYAIAILFLGVIFRGLIGPDAIDYVKMPLGLNLPVGAAHGAGTVVLVDGVRMLAVPLWRSYLAGAILLGIAPCTAMVLVWGYLAKGNDAHTLVMVAINSLTMLALYGPLGGFLLGVGRLPIPWQALLLSVGIYVALPLAAGYASRKLILRLKGEDWFNARFVPVLTPITITALLVTLVLLFSFKGDVILTNPLTILWIAIPLFIQTNLIFWLGYGLAKLLKLKYEDAAPSAMIGASNHFEVAIATATMLFGLSSGAALATVVGVLIEVPVMLLLVKISLATKSWFTRSA